Within the uncultured Bacteroides sp. genome, the region TTGTGTGGGTAACGGATGGCAGCAGTGACAGCACGAATGAGTTGCTGAAAGCATATCCGGAGGTTACTGTTTTGTTTCAACCGGAACGGCAGGGGAAGACGGCTGCACTGAACCGGGGAATGAGGTTTGTCTCCTCTCCCATTGTGGTGTTCACGGATGCCAATACGATGATTAACCAGGAAGCAATCGGGGAAATTGTAAGGCAGTTCCGGAATGTCTGGGTGGGATGTGTGGCCGGTGAAAAGCGTATTGCTGCCAAGGAGAAGGATGATGCTGCCGGTGGCGGTGAAGGTATTTACTGGAAGTATGAATCTACTCTGAAAGCGCTGGACTCTCGCTTATATTCGGCTGTGGGTGCAGCGGGTGAACTATTTGCCATCCGACGTGAATTATTCGAAGCAATGGAACGGGATACTTTGCTGGATGATTTTATTCTATCGCTCCGGATTGCTCAAAAAGGATATAAGATTGCTTACTGCGAAAAGGCGTATGCAATAGAATCGGCTTCCGCTGATATGAAGGAAGAGGAGAAAAGAAAGGTTCGCATTGCCGCGGGTGGTCTACAATCGATCTGGAGACTGCGCTCTTTATTAAATATTTTCCGCTACAGAATATTAAGTTTTCAGTACATTTCACATCGGGTGTTAAGGTGGTCGGTCACTCCTATCTTACTCTTTTTAATGTTCCCTCTCAATAT harbors:
- a CDS encoding glycosyltransferase family 2 protein, which codes for MKFIEILFWLSLIIVFYTYLGYGMVLYLMVKIKELFLKPKEKELPETGKLPEVTLFITAYNEEAIVKEKMDNCRKLDYPKDKLKIVWVTDGSSDSTNELLKAYPEVTVLFQPERQGKTAALNRGMRFVSSPIVVFTDANTMINQEAIGEIVRQFRNVWVGCVAGEKRIAAKEKDDAAGGGEGIYWKYESTLKALDSRLYSAVGAAGELFAIRRELFEAMERDTLLDDFILSLRIAQKGYKIAYCEKAYAIESASADMKEEEKRKVRIAAGGLQSIWRLRSLLNIFRYRILSFQYISHRVLRWSVTPILLFLMFPLNILLTATKGTNIYSILLIAQMLFYLSGVWGYYLSTKQIKNKLLFIPYYFLFMNINVVKGISYLKNKKSNGIWEKANRSI